The region ATCTCGACACGTTCCAACTGGACGACGCCCTCGACGCTACGGGGAAAGGCTCGCTCACCTACCACGGCCACTGCCACCAGAAAGCCACTCGGAAGGACCACCACGCGGTGGGGGTACTCCGCCGCGCCGGCTACACGGTCGACCCCCTCGACTCCACCTGCTGCGGGATGGCCGGGAGCTTCGGCTACGAGGCTGAACATCATAGCATGAGCATAGCCATCGGCCGAATCCTCTTCGACCAGGTCGAGGACGCCGACGGCGACACCGTCGTTGCCCCCGGTGCCTCCTGCCGCACCCAACTCGGCGACCGAGAAGCTGCGGACGAAGAGCCACCTCACCCCATTGAACTGCTCGCAGCAGCCATCGACGGCTGACCCCGAGGTTGAAGAGGGAGAACGCGACCAGCGCCCCTATGCACTGAGAACGGCCGCGGGGGAGCAGCGGGTGTGTGGGCACCTCCCTCGCGGGCGACCGGGCCACCTGTTCGCCACCCGCCTGTTCGCCACTCAGAGGTCGTCGAGCACCTCGCCGAACGCCTCTAGGGCTGCCTGAACCTCGTCGGTATCTCTGCCTGCGGAGAGCCGGACTCCTTCCTCCATGTCGAAAAAGCGTCCGGGCACGACCAGCACCTCGTTCTCCAACGCTGCCTCAACCACTGTGCCCCCGTCCGCTCGCTCGTGGCGGACGAATCCGAACGTGCAGCCCTCCGGAATCTCGCCTGCGAGCTCCTCCCGGTCTGCGACGAAGGAAGCCAGTAGCTCGTGGTTCCGTCGAAGATGATCACGTGATGCGGCCACCAGCTCCTCCCGATGCGCGAAGAACCGCCGGGCGAGGGCCACGCTCGGCGCCGAGGCGCCTGGCACGTGGGAAACGACCGTCCGGGCCCGTTCTGCGAAGCGCTCGTCGGCAATGAGCCACCCAACCCGGAGACCCCCAAGCCCGTGGAACTTGGTCAGTGACCCTGTCGCCACGGTGTTGGGAAGCCCCGCAGCGGTGACTCCGCCGAACGCTCCCTCGGTCTCCTTGTCGACGTACGGCCCGTACACCTCATCGACGAGCAGGCGCGTCCCGCCGTCG is a window of halophilic archaeon DL31 DNA encoding:
- a CDS encoding aminotransferase class I and II (PFAM: Aminotransferase, class I/II~KEGG: hvo:HVO_1699 class I/II aminotransferase) — its product is MFEPMPYLEWIHGRPTEATYDLGSSDLRTYRPAGEVVPEPLAGLEQPGPEPSVRTQIAKEYDVSESQVVVTGGATHANFVAVATAIALSESNDVAVEKPGYGPLVHTPAGVGGRVQRFRRPEEGGFALLPDRVKGVVTESTALVTVTNRHNPSGRLTSRDELAEVARVAADGGTRLLVDEVYGPYVDKETEGAFGGVTAAGLPNTVATGSLTKFHGLGGLRVGWLIADERFAERARTVVSHVPGASAPSVALARRFFAHREELVAASRDHLRRNHELLASFVADREELAGEIPEGCTFGFVRHERADGGTVVEAALENEVLVVPGRFFDMEEGVRLSAGRDTDEVQAALEAFGEVLDDL